The Flavobacteriaceae bacterium 3519-10 genome includes a window with the following:
- a CDS encoding heptosyltransferase has protein sequence MKTILAYRFSAFGDVAMTVPVFTEFIQQNPDVHIVFLSRENFRDLFEGIPNFTFKGINIDEYKGFFGMRKLAKELKSEFKPDCIADLHDVIRTKILSRAFRRKGHAVHVIDKGKDDKEQLTNIWNIEKQPLKHNTERYADVFREMGFSVELSHRFRTVSGVKSGIGIAPFAQHAGKMLPLDKSFELAKILSAKTKIYFFGGGAAEVEKLNEWTAQIPNSENLAGKLSLKQELHKIASLEAMISMDSANMHLASLVGTRCVSVWGSTHPFAGFLGYGQIEEDTVQIKDLTCRPCSVFGDRPCYRGDWACLHEIDIQQIISKIYP, from the coding sequence TTGAAAACAATTTTAGCATATCGTTTTTCGGCTTTTGGAGATGTTGCAATGACGGTTCCCGTTTTTACGGAGTTTATTCAGCAGAATCCTGACGTCCACATCGTATTTCTTTCACGCGAAAATTTCCGCGACTTGTTTGAGGGAATTCCGAATTTTACATTTAAAGGCATCAATATCGATGAATACAAGGGTTTTTTTGGTATGCGTAAACTTGCAAAAGAACTCAAATCCGAATTTAAACCCGACTGTATCGCAGATCTACATGATGTGATCCGCACCAAAATCCTAAGCCGCGCGTTCAGGCGAAAAGGGCATGCCGTGCATGTGATCGATAAAGGCAAAGACGACAAAGAGCAACTCACCAACATTTGGAATATTGAAAAACAACCACTCAAACACAATACAGAGCGCTATGCAGATGTATTTCGTGAGATGGGTTTTTCAGTGGAATTATCGCACCGTTTCCGCACGGTTTCGGGTGTGAAGAGTGGAATAGGTATCGCGCCATTTGCCCAACATGCGGGGAAAATGCTGCCACTCGACAAGTCGTTTGAACTCGCGAAAATTCTGTCAGCAAAAACTAAAATCTACTTTTTCGGTGGTGGCGCCGCAGAAGTGGAAAAACTCAACGAATGGACGGCACAGATTCCGAACTCCGAAAATCTTGCCGGAAAACTTAGCCTGAAACAGGAATTGCACAAAATAGCCAGCCTTGAGGCAATGATTTCGATGGATTCCGCCAACATGCATCTTGCAAGTCTGGTCGGTACACGCTGCGTTTCAGTTTGGGGTTCAACGCACCCTTTTGCCGGTTTTCTTGGCTATGGGCAGATTGAGGAAGATACCGTTCAGATAAAAGATCTTACGTGCAGGCCGTGTTCGGTTTTTGGCGACAGGCCATGTTACCGTGGCGACTGGGCGTGTCTGCATGAGATTGATATTCAGCAGATAATCTCAAAAATTTATCCCTAA
- a CDS encoding glycosyl transferase, group 1 family protein, which produces MKIVVSAFSNLYTDQRIEKVCDTLVRGGYDITLIGNDYGGTGVLARPYPVKIIKQRSKSLKSAYPEFNWKLFFELRKTADKNTILLANDLDALLPNVAISKLLNIPLVFDSHEIFTEMPAIQGRFTQKIWRLLEKQLVPGIKYMMTESLSYANWFNEKYGVKPVVVRNIPKKITDLPMIPDNNPKIMLYQGAINQSRGIPQAILATKYLDDIIFKIAGDGPKLNEYKALVQKEKLGGKVEFLGKLIPEELRKVTRTADVAVSLEENGGVSYLYSLPNKVADCIQARVPLVMINFPEMMRVYSEFKIGEIVENHDPQNIAQKIKSVLNNGRAYYQDELERAAAELCWENEEENILTLFEKVVAENF; this is translated from the coding sequence GTGAAAATCGTCGTTTCTGCATTCAGTAATCTGTACACGGACCAGCGAATTGAGAAGGTCTGCGACACTTTGGTGCGTGGCGGATATGATATTACACTTATCGGGAACGATTATGGGGGCACCGGTGTTCTCGCGCGTCCGTATCCGGTGAAGATCATCAAACAAAGGTCGAAGTCCCTCAAAAGCGCTTACCCGGAATTCAACTGGAAACTCTTTTTTGAACTCAGGAAAACTGCAGATAAGAATACGATACTTCTTGCTAACGATTTAGACGCACTGTTGCCGAATGTGGCCATTTCTAAGTTGTTAAATATTCCGCTGGTGTTCGACAGCCATGAAATTTTTACAGAAATGCCGGCCATTCAGGGAAGGTTTACCCAAAAAATCTGGCGGTTACTGGAGAAACAACTCGTGCCAGGCATAAAATATATGATGACCGAGAGTCTTAGTTATGCAAACTGGTTCAACGAAAAGTACGGCGTAAAACCTGTAGTGGTTCGCAATATTCCGAAGAAAATTACAGACCTGCCAATGATACCCGACAACAACCCCAAAATTATGCTGTATCAGGGTGCGATCAACCAGTCACGCGGTATTCCGCAGGCCATTTTAGCCACCAAATATTTAGATGATATCATTTTTAAAATTGCCGGCGACGGGCCGAAATTAAATGAATATAAAGCGCTCGTACAAAAGGAAAAGCTTGGTGGAAAAGTAGAATTTCTCGGTAAACTTATTCCTGAAGAACTGCGGAAAGTTACGCGCACAGCCGATGTAGCCGTAAGTCTTGAGGAAAATGGCGGCGTAAGTTATCTGTACTCACTGCCAAATAAGGTGGCCGACTGCATTCAGGCTCGCGTACCATTAGTGATGATTAATTTCCCCGAGATGATGCGGGTTTACAGTGAATTTAAAATCGGCGAGATTGTAGAAAATCACGATCCCCAAAATATCGCGCAAAAAATAAAGTCTGTGCTCAATAACGGGCGTGCTTATTATCAGGATGAACTTGAAAGAGCTGCCGCAGAACTGTGTTGGGAAAATGAAGAGGAAAATATACTGACTCTGTTCGAAAAAGTGGTGGCAGAAAATTTCTAA
- a CDS encoding glycosyl transferase: MKKLLLTGFALVSMASQAQSWVPQATNFPLNSGVDEIDIVDANVVWTFAYGPTATSYPKIVGRTINGGATWTATTLTNIGNNALISDLTAVDANTAWVLTAGTGQAGANPNRIWKTTNGGTSWTQQAVAYNTPSFANQIHFWNANEGWTAGDPLPDGFFEMYKTTNGGTTWTLVPGRPASEGDYSYVGLKEVVGDIIWIGTDTGRILKSLDRGNTWMAGYSPVLDFGGATQAGSSGSFAFQDADNGLLIAVDGAALPSTTTASLYKSTDGGMTWGDPISPTGPWYFGDITYVPGTVSTYVSTGANPGTLAEPRPQWMGSSYSTDGGLTWIEIDSGEQRGKVAFLNPTTGWAGQFSDGPTATEGIMKFVGNLALGTSDNAVKSSLKVYPNPAVDVVTVSSNKKIENITVIDMSGKKVQSFKAGNQINVSSLAKGTYMLQVYYGGGAVENTKLIKK, encoded by the coding sequence ATGAAAAAACTTTTACTTACTGGCTTTGCGCTGGTTTCAATGGCTTCCCAAGCACAAAGCTGGGTGCCACAGGCGACAAATTTCCCACTTAATAGTGGAGTCGACGAGATTGACATCGTAGATGCAAATGTCGTTTGGACATTTGCTTATGGTCCAACTGCAACTTCCTATCCGAAGATTGTTGGAAGAACTATAAATGGTGGAGCTACATGGACAGCTACAACCTTGACGAACATTGGCAATAACGCACTAATCTCTGATCTTACTGCCGTTGACGCCAATACGGCGTGGGTCTTAACAGCGGGAACGGGACAGGCTGGAGCAAATCCGAATAGAATTTGGAAGACGACGAATGGTGGTACGTCCTGGACGCAGCAAGCTGTTGCGTATAACACGCCGTCATTTGCAAACCAAATACATTTCTGGAATGCTAACGAAGGTTGGACCGCAGGTGACCCACTTCCAGATGGTTTTTTCGAAATGTATAAAACCACTAATGGCGGAACTACGTGGACTCTGGTACCGGGACGACCTGCTTCTGAAGGTGACTACAGTTATGTTGGTTTAAAAGAAGTTGTTGGAGACATTATTTGGATCGGAACTGATACCGGCCGTATCTTAAAATCTTTAGACCGTGGTAATACCTGGATGGCGGGATATTCCCCGGTACTTGATTTTGGTGGCGCAACTCAAGCGGGATCTTCAGGCTCATTTGCATTTCAGGATGCAGACAATGGTCTTCTTATCGCGGTTGACGGTGCCGCATTACCTTCAACTACTACAGCGTCTCTTTATAAATCCACTGATGGCGGAATGACTTGGGGGGATCCAATATCCCCAACAGGACCGTGGTATTTTGGTGATATCACCTATGTTCCGGGAACAGTAAGCACATATGTATCTACTGGTGCTAATCCGGGGACATTAGCGGAACCAAGACCTCAATGGATGGGTTCTTCCTATTCTACGGATGGCGGACTTACCTGGATTGAGATTGATTCAGGCGAGCAAAGAGGAAAAGTTGCCTTTCTGAATCCTACTACAGGTTGGGCAGGTCAGTTCAGTGATGGACCAACTGCAACAGAAGGTATTATGAAATTTGTCGGTAACTTAGCATTAGGAACTTCTGATAATGCAGTGAAATCTTCATTAAAAGTATATCCAAACCCGGCAGTTGATGTTGTTACCGTTTCTTCAAACAAGAAAATCGAAAACATTACGGTTATTGATATGTCAGGTAAGAAAGTGCAGTCTTTCAAAGCCGGAAACCAGATCAATGTGTCTTCTTTAGCTAAAGGAACTTACATGTTGCAGGTTTATTACGGTGGTGGTGCTGTAGAAAACACCAAGCTGATTAAAAAATAG
- a CDS encoding Glucokinase: protein MALVDLSKQVALGVDIGGTNTKFGIVNHRGEILEKGRMRTENFEKPEEFIDALYNEVAPHLAKHCTHNQFDGIGVGAPNANYYTGTIEQAPNLRWKGIIPFAELMTKKFGVPCKMTNDANAAAYGEMMFGAARGMKDFIMMTLGTGVGSGIISGGKLIYGHDGFAGELGHTIVKPGGRKHWSTGSEGSLEAYASATGIAITAKKMRAEFPESMLNDYPEEAINSKVVHECAKKGDPTAIEVFRYTGQKLGEALANFVMFSSPEAILLFGGVIKAGDFILKPTKLHMERNLLPIFRNKVRLVFSELDEADAAILGASALVWEK from the coding sequence ATGGCATTAGTAGATTTGTCGAAGCAGGTCGCATTAGGCGTCGATATCGGCGGTACCAACACGAAGTTCGGCATCGTAAACCACCGCGGCGAAATTCTGGAGAAAGGACGCATGCGCACTGAAAATTTTGAGAAACCCGAAGAATTTATTGACGCACTATATAACGAAGTGGCTCCTCATCTGGCCAAACACTGCACACATAATCAATTTGACGGAATTGGTGTAGGCGCACCTAATGCAAATTACTACACCGGCACCATTGAGCAGGCTCCCAACCTGCGTTGGAAAGGCATTATCCCTTTCGCAGAGCTTATGACTAAAAAATTCGGTGTGCCCTGCAAAATGACCAATGATGCCAATGCTGCTGCCTACGGCGAAATGATGTTCGGGGCGGCACGCGGAATGAAAGATTTCATCATGATGACGCTCGGTACAGGCGTTGGCAGCGGAATTATTTCCGGCGGTAAACTTATTTACGGGCACGACGGCTTCGCAGGCGAACTTGGACACACGATTGTAAAACCTGGCGGCAGAAAACACTGGAGCACGGGCTCCGAGGGCTCTTTGGAAGCATACGCATCCGCGACGGGCATTGCCATTACGGCCAAGAAAATGCGTGCTGAATTTCCGGAATCTATGCTAAACGACTATCCGGAAGAAGCCATCAATTCTAAAGTGGTGCACGAGTGTGCTAAAAAAGGCGATCCAACCGCGATTGAAGTGTTCCGCTATACCGGCCAGAAACTGGGCGAGGCTTTGGCCAATTTCGTGATGTTTTCTTCACCTGAAGCCATTTTGCTTTTTGGTGGCGTTATAAAAGCCGGCGATTTCATCTTAAAACCCACCAAACTCCACATGGAACGCAACCTTTTGCCGATTTTCAGAAACAAGGTCAGACTTGTCTTCAGCGAACTCGACGAAGCCGATGCCGCAATCTTAGGCGCGAGCGCGTTAGTTTGGGAGAAATAA
- a CDS encoding ATP-dependent Clp protease, ATP-binding subunit ClpC, translating into MDHKFSNGLDQVFQQSKSEAKRLQSEFLNTEHFLLGMIKTENSAKEILQSLGADLTQIRRKIENMSAAGLNPFAADSGKISFTKMADQAVKRSELECRQYQGSEINTVHLLLGMLYKSDDPTTSILSSYDIDYERVTSEYRSMLKNSGQGPKMSAYDDDEEREEFGQMRKPTGNIGAGKSKTPTLDNFGRDLTTLAKDGKLDPVIGREKEIERVSQILSRRKKNNPLLIGEPGVGKSAIAEGLALRIQQKKVSRVLYGKRVITLDLAGLVAGTKYRGQFEERMKAIMTELEKNRDVILFIDELHTIVGAGSSTGSLDASNMFKPALARGEIQCIGATTLDEYRQYIEKDGALERRFQKVMVEPTSVEETVQILNQIKDKYEDHHNVVYSDEAIQACVNLTARYITDRFLPDKAIDAMDEAGSRVYIKNMKVPTEIIEHEKQIEDIKEQKQKAVKRQDYLEARKLKDEEERLQIELNLAQETWDKNVKEKKEEVTEESVAEVVSMMSGIPVTKVGKNELDKLSHMDEMMNGKVIGQEDAVRKVVKAIQRNRAGLKDPNRPIGTFIFLGTTGVGKTELAKVMARELFDSDEALIRIDMSEYMEKFAVSRLVGAPPGYVGYEEGGQLTEAIRRKPYAVVLLDEIEKAHPDVFNILLQILDEGFVTDSLGRKIDFRNTIIILTSNIGTRDLKDFGDGVGFGTTAKKSNSDARARSTIENALKKAFAPEFLNRIDDIVIFNNLEKDHISKIIDLELEKLYKRLEKLNYKVDLTQEAKDFIAEKGWDKDFGARPLKRAIQKYIEDLLAEMLVNKQLAEGGTLLLNVNEAKDGLVGEPVKKKQSVK; encoded by the coding sequence ATGGACCATAAATTTTCAAACGGTTTAGATCAGGTTTTCCAGCAAAGCAAAAGTGAGGCGAAACGCCTGCAGAGCGAGTTTCTGAACACCGAGCACTTTTTGTTGGGAATGATTAAAACTGAAAATTCTGCGAAGGAAATTTTGCAGAGTTTAGGCGCGGACCTTACCCAGATCCGACGCAAAATAGAGAACATGTCAGCAGCAGGATTAAATCCGTTTGCTGCAGACAGCGGAAAAATTTCTTTTACCAAAATGGCAGACCAGGCCGTAAAGCGTTCTGAACTCGAATGCAGACAGTATCAGGGTTCTGAAATTAACACGGTGCATCTTCTGCTAGGCATGCTTTATAAATCTGATGACCCGACCACGAGCATTCTAAGCTCATATGATATCGACTATGAGCGAGTGACTTCAGAGTACCGGTCAATGCTCAAAAACTCCGGCCAAGGCCCGAAGATGAGTGCGTATGACGATGATGAAGAACGCGAAGAATTTGGGCAAATGCGAAAACCTACAGGCAACATTGGTGCGGGTAAAAGCAAGACGCCAACGCTCGATAATTTTGGCCGTGACCTTACCACATTGGCAAAAGACGGTAAACTGGATCCGGTGATCGGCCGCGAAAAAGAAATTGAGAGAGTTTCCCAAATCCTTTCGCGCCGTAAAAAGAATAACCCTTTGCTTATCGGCGAGCCTGGTGTGGGTAAATCTGCCATCGCAGAAGGCCTCGCACTCAGAATTCAGCAGAAAAAAGTTTCGCGGGTGCTTTACGGAAAACGTGTGATTACACTCGATCTCGCCGGGTTGGTTGCGGGAACAAAATACCGTGGGCAGTTTGAAGAAAGGATGAAAGCCATCATGACCGAACTCGAGAAAAACCGCGACGTGATTCTGTTCATCGACGAACTTCATACCATTGTGGGCGCCGGAAGTTCTACCGGAAGCCTGGATGCTTCGAATATGTTTAAACCCGCGCTGGCCAGAGGAGAAATTCAATGCATTGGCGCAACAACTCTGGATGAATACCGCCAGTACATCGAAAAAGACGGCGCACTTGAAAGACGTTTCCAGAAAGTGATGGTGGAACCTACTTCGGTGGAGGAAACCGTGCAGATTTTAAATCAGATCAAAGACAAATACGAAGATCATCATAATGTTGTCTACAGTGATGAGGCAATTCAAGCATGTGTAAATTTAACGGCCAGATATATTACAGACCGTTTTTTACCAGACAAAGCAATCGATGCGATGGATGAGGCAGGATCCCGTGTTTACATTAAAAACATGAAAGTTCCGACCGAAATTATCGAGCACGAAAAACAGATTGAAGACATTAAAGAACAGAAACAGAAAGCAGTTAAAAGACAGGATTATCTTGAAGCCCGGAAGCTGAAAGATGAAGAAGAGCGTCTGCAGATTGAACTTAATCTCGCGCAGGAAACCTGGGACAAAAACGTGAAGGAAAAGAAAGAGGAAGTTACCGAAGAAAGTGTTGCCGAAGTAGTTTCGATGATGAGCGGCATCCCTGTTACCAAAGTGGGAAAAAACGAACTCGACAAACTTTCTCACATGGACGAAATGATGAACGGGAAAGTAATCGGGCAGGAAGACGCGGTGCGCAAGGTGGTGAAAGCCATCCAGCGAAACCGGGCCGGACTTAAAGATCCGAACCGACCGATCGGAACATTTATCTTCCTTGGAACCACGGGCGTCGGAAAAACCGAACTTGCAAAAGTGATGGCGCGCGAACTTTTTGATTCCGATGAAGCACTTATCCGTATCGATATGAGCGAGTATATGGAGAAATTCGCGGTATCACGGTTGGTAGGCGCGCCTCCGGGTTATGTCGGTTATGAAGAAGGTGGTCAGCTGACTGAAGCGATCCGCAGAAAACCTTACGCAGTAGTGCTTTTAGACGAAATTGAAAAAGCGCATCCTGATGTATTCAATATACTGCTGCAGATTCTGGATGAAGGTTTCGTGACCGACTCTCTTGGCAGAAAGATTGATTTTAGAAATACAATCATCATCCTTACATCCAATATCGGAACGCGCGACCTTAAAGATTTCGGTGATGGTGTAGGATTCGGAACCACTGCGAAAAAATCGAATTCAGATGCCCGCGCAAGAAGTACGATTGAAAATGCATTGAAAAAAGCCTTTGCCCCTGAATTTTTGAACAGAATTGATGACATCGTGATTTTCAACAATCTTGAAAAAGATCATATTTCGAAAATCATTGATCTCGAACTTGAAAAATTATACAAAAGGCTCGAAAAACTCAATTATAAAGTTGACCTTACGCAGGAAGCAAAAGATTTCATCGCTGAAAAAGGCTGGGACAAAGATTTTGGTGCAAGACCACTGAAAAGAGCGATCCAGAAATATATCGAAGATCTTCTCGCAGAAATGCTTGTTAACAAACAGCTTGCAGAAGGCGGCACCTTGCTGCTGAATGTAAATGAAGCTAAAGACGGGCTCGTTGGCGAACCCGTGAAGAAAAAACAAAGTGTAAAATAA
- a CDS encoding peptide methionine sulfoxide reductase, whose protein sequence is MIENRYQFMNKILVFLMSLILYSCNGQEPKKPITKNVKMDKQNLEYITFGGGCFWCVESCFNMLKGVDAAISGYSGGHKTNPTYEEVCTGETGHAEVVEIAYDPKIISYEQLMDVFFFLHDPTQLNRQGNDIGTQYRSVIFYKDEAEEAKAEAALQASAASGRWNGKYVTELAKFEKFWPAEQYHQGYYNENPNQPYCSAVVGPKIAKFKKHYGELGMLEPKTAQ, encoded by the coding sequence ATGATAGAAAACCGTTATCAGTTCATGAATAAGATTTTAGTATTTTTGATGTCGCTGATTTTGTATTCCTGTAACGGTCAGGAACCTAAGAAACCTATAACGAAAAATGTAAAAATGGATAAACAGAATTTAGAATATATCACCTTCGGTGGCGGATGTTTTTGGTGCGTGGAAAGTTGTTTTAATATGCTGAAAGGCGTCGATGCCGCAATTTCGGGCTACTCCGGCGGGCATAAAACGAACCCAACGTACGAAGAAGTCTGCACCGGCGAAACCGGCCATGCTGAAGTGGTGGAAATTGCATACGACCCGAAAATCATTTCCTACGAACAGCTGATGGACGTTTTCTTCTTCCTTCACGATCCAACTCAGCTTAACCGGCAGGGAAATGACATCGGAACCCAATACCGCTCAGTAATTTTCTATAAAGACGAAGCTGAAGAAGCCAAAGCCGAAGCCGCATTGCAGGCCTCAGCAGCATCGGGCAGATGGAATGGCAAGTATGTAACTGAACTCGCGAAATTCGAGAAGTTTTGGCCCGCAGAACAGTATCATCAGGGTTATTATAATGAGAATCCGAACCAGCCTTACTGCAGCGCGGTGGTTGGCCCTAAAATCGCCAAATTCAAAAAACATTACGGCGAACTTGGTATGCTGGAACCTAAGACAGCGCAATAA
- a CDS encoding Sulfur acceptor protein SufE for iron-sulfur cluster assembly gives MTIKEKQQEIVEEFAFLEDWEQKYEYIIDLGKELKGLDSARKTDENLIKGCQSQVWIDAEYRDGKLFFNADSDGILPKGIVSLLVSIYSGHSTQEILDSDFAFISEIGLQEFLSPSRANGLMAMTKQIKFYAVAYQLKA, from the coding sequence ATGACGATCAAAGAAAAACAGCAGGAAATTGTAGAGGAATTTGCATTTCTTGAGGATTGGGAACAGAAATACGAATATATTATCGACCTCGGAAAAGAACTGAAAGGCCTCGACAGTGCCCGAAAAACAGACGAAAATCTAATCAAAGGCTGTCAGTCTCAGGTCTGGATCGATGCTGAATACCGTGACGGCAAATTATTCTTTAACGCAGATTCCGACGGTATTCTGCCGAAAGGAATTGTTTCTCTGCTCGTCTCAATTTACAGTGGGCATTCCACCCAGGAAATCCTAGATTCCGACTTTGCTTTTATCTCCGAAATCGGGCTGCAGGAATTTCTGTCGCCGTCGCGTGCAAACGGGCTGATGGCAATGACCAAGCAAATTAAGTTCTACGCTGTCGCTTATCAACTGAAGGCTTGA
- a CDS encoding Mannose-1-phosphate guanylyltransferase (GDP) translates to MSKSNNYCVIMAGGIGSRFWPMSTQKYPKQFQDILGTGRTMIQQTFDRISQIVPVENIYVITNKEYISLTEQQLPELSLENIVGEPMMKNTAACNIYMANKIAAKNPDANMIVLPADHLILKENVFLEKVQLAFGLAEKNDYLITLGITPTRPDTGFGYIQFLEKKDSDYFKVKTFTEKPNAEIAKSFIESGDFLWNAGIFVWNVKSILSAFEHHLEEMAQQFVSCDYNSKDEETCIETIYPKVAKISIDNGILEKAKNVYVIPADLGWSDLGTWTSVYENSAKDDDRNAIQSKHILTYNSKGNIIQFKNKNKAAIIDGLKNFIIVDTEKALLICPRDNDQLIKDYIHDLKTQKKGDKFL, encoded by the coding sequence ATGTCTAAATCAAATAATTACTGCGTAATTATGGCAGGAGGAATCGGCAGCAGATTCTGGCCAATGAGCACACAGAAATATCCAAAACAATTCCAGGATATATTGGGCACCGGAAGAACGATGATACAGCAGACTTTCGACAGAATCAGCCAAATTGTCCCCGTAGAAAATATATATGTAATTACCAATAAAGAATATATCTCCCTTACCGAGCAGCAGCTCCCCGAACTCAGTTTGGAGAATATCGTCGGCGAACCGATGATGAAGAACACGGCAGCCTGCAATATTTACATGGCGAATAAAATTGCGGCCAAAAACCCCGATGCCAATATGATCGTTTTGCCTGCTGACCACCTTATTCTCAAAGAAAATGTGTTCCTCGAAAAAGTTCAGCTCGCCTTCGGTCTTGCTGAAAAGAACGATTACCTGATCACACTCGGTATCACCCCGACGCGTCCTGACACAGGCTTCGGTTATATACAGTTTCTTGAGAAAAAAGATTCTGATTATTTTAAGGTGAAAACTTTCACTGAAAAACCAAATGCTGAAATCGCGAAAAGCTTCATCGAAAGCGGCGACTTTTTGTGGAATGCCGGTATTTTTGTCTGGAATGTAAAGTCGATCCTTTCGGCGTTTGAACATCATTTGGAGGAAATGGCGCAGCAGTTTGTGAGTTGCGATTATAATTCAAAAGACGAAGAAACCTGCATTGAGACCATTTATCCGAAAGTGGCTAAGATCTCAATTGATAACGGCATCCTCGAAAAAGCCAAGAATGTCTATGTAATTCCGGCTGATTTAGGCTGGAGCGATCTCGGAACCTGGACTTCAGTTTACGAAAACTCCGCAAAAGATGACGACCGAAACGCGATCCAGTCGAAACATATTCTCACCTATAATTCAAAGGGAAACATCATCCAGTTCAAGAACAAGAATAAAGCAGCCATTATTGATGGCCTCAAAAACTTTATCATCGTCGATACGGAGAAAGCATTATTGATTTGCCCGCGTGATAACGATCAGCTGATTAAGGATTATATTCACGACCTTAAAACCCAGAAAAAAGGCGATAAGTTCTTATAA
- a CDS encoding putative outer membrane efflux protein, whose product MKRSAAVFLVLLSASTFAQKKWTLQECVNYALENNLTVVQNNLNTKIQEYSLQIAKNQFLPSVSGNISNNASFGQGRDVFGNTNRNDNFSNSASVGADILLFNYGRLEKNVRRTEFEVEASKYDVERIKNDISLQIAQQYLSVLLNREIAKISASALENADRLYRRAKITTEVGTTPQTILAEAEAALSREKQNVKTAEINTNRSLFALAMLLQLEDYKNFDVQNVPVNDVLDAPLFTAEDVIGKAYENQPQIRAAESRIKSAEAQTEVTETAFWPTVSATAGIGSSYFNSLVTNYAGVDINGNPINESGFFRQYKDNFGQQLGLSANIPVFNKGITKLQVEQSKINEDIAKIALQQQKQEVLQNVQQAQFDAESNYAAYLAATDAERSSRLALDFAEKSFEAGRSTIYDLNSARNNFANAQGSVAQAKYNYLFSMKLLNFYAGIPLSL is encoded by the coding sequence ATGAAGAGATCTGCTGCAGTTTTTCTGGTTTTACTTTCAGCCTCCACTTTCGCCCAGAAAAAATGGACACTTCAGGAATGTGTGAATTATGCCCTCGAAAATAACCTGACAGTAGTTCAGAATAATCTTAATACTAAAATTCAGGAGTATTCACTTCAGATCGCCAAAAACCAGTTTCTGCCATCCGTAAGCGGTAACATCAGCAATAATGCTTCCTTCGGACAGGGCCGCGACGTTTTCGGAAACACGAACAGGAACGATAATTTCAGTAACAGTGCAAGTGTAGGCGCAGACATTCTGCTATTCAATTACGGTCGACTGGAAAAAAATGTAAGGCGCACAGAATTTGAAGTAGAAGCCAGCAAATACGATGTTGAACGCATTAAGAACGACATTTCGCTGCAGATTGCGCAGCAATATTTATCTGTGCTGCTTAACCGCGAAATCGCAAAAATATCGGCCAGCGCACTTGAAAATGCTGACCGACTTTACCGCCGCGCAAAAATTACCACAGAAGTGGGCACCACCCCACAAACTATTCTGGCAGAGGCTGAAGCGGCACTGTCGCGCGAAAAGCAGAATGTGAAAACCGCAGAAATAAACACCAACCGAAGCCTTTTCGCGCTTGCTATGCTGCTGCAACTTGAGGATTATAAGAATTTCGACGTCCAGAATGTACCTGTAAACGATGTGCTTGATGCACCACTGTTTACTGCCGAGGACGTGATTGGAAAAGCCTACGAAAACCAGCCACAGATCAGAGCTGCTGAAAGCCGCATTAAATCTGCTGAAGCCCAGACCGAAGTTACCGAAACCGCTTTCTGGCCAACCGTCTCCGCAACGGCCGGCATTGGAAGTTCATATTTTAATTCGCTTGTCACAAATTATGCAGGAGTAGATATCAACGGAAATCCGATTAACGAAAGTGGATTCTTCCGCCAGTATAAAGACAATTTCGGGCAGCAGCTCGGACTGTCCGCTAACATTCCAGTTTTTAACAAAGGCATCACGAAACTTCAGGTAGAACAGTCGAAAATCAACGAAGACATCGCCAAAATTGCCTTGCAGCAGCAAAAGCAGGAGGTTTTACAGAATGTGCAGCAGGCTCAGTTTGATGCCGAAAGCAATTATGCAGCATACCTTGCAGCAACGGACGCCGAAAGAAGTTCACGGCTCGCACTGGATTTCGCTGAGAAAAGTTTCGAGGCCGGACGTTCCACAATTTATGACCTAAACAGTGCGCGAAATAATTTTGCCAATGCTCAGGGATCCGTGGCTCAGGCTAAATACAACTATCTTTTCAGTATGAAACTGCTTAATTTCTATGCCGGAATTCCTTTAAGTCTTTAA